A genomic segment from Chitinophaga niabensis encodes:
- a CDS encoding dihydrofolate reductase family protein — protein MRTVSFGMNISLDGYCDHTAFNPSEEVMDYFTEMMDGVDLFFFGRVMYQLMFPYWSDVARDQSGTAAENRFAQKFSAIDRVVVSRSLDSGDEKTRIIRSNPAEELLKLKQQPGKKISVDSVSMLPELISAGLIDEFKLIVHPGIVGKGRLLLEPGSLQEKLDLKLIDTIRFKSGSVALHYLKQ, from the coding sequence ATGAGAACTGTATCATTCGGTATGAACATTAGCCTGGATGGCTACTGCGACCACACTGCCTTTAATCCAAGTGAAGAAGTTATGGATTATTTTACAGAAATGATGGACGGCGTGGACCTGTTCTTTTTCGGCCGTGTTATGTACCAGCTCATGTTTCCCTATTGGAGCGATGTTGCGAGAGATCAATCCGGTACAGCAGCTGAAAATAGATTTGCCCAAAAGTTTAGTGCTATTGACAGGGTTGTTGTTTCACGATCATTGGACAGCGGCGACGAAAAAACGCGGATTATCCGTAGCAATCCTGCGGAAGAACTGCTGAAACTAAAACAGCAACCCGGTAAAAAGATTTCGGTAGATAGCGTAAGCATGCTCCCGGAGCTGATCAGCGCAGGCCTTATCGATGAATTCAAACTGATTGTTCATCCGGGTATCGTAGGAAAGGGAAGGCTCTTGCTGGAGCCCGGAAGCCTTCAGGAAAAGCTTGATCTAAAGCTGATCGATACCATACGTTTCAAATCCGGAAGTGTGGCACTTCATTATTTGAAACAGTGA